A window of the Balneola sp. genome harbors these coding sequences:
- a CDS encoding transcriptional regulator: MALTKAQLFKEDQVKAAAYAKALAHPARIAILEILASRATCICGDITDELPLAQSTVSQHLKALKSAGIIKGEIDGVRTCYCLDEENLEELKNVMGTLFKNLSTQNSNCC; this comes from the coding sequence ATGGCACTAACAAAAGCACAATTATTTAAGGAAGATCAGGTAAAAGCAGCAGCTTATGCAAAAGCGCTGGCTCATCCTGCACGCATTGCAATTTTAGAAATACTCGCAAGCAGAGCTACATGTATTTGCGGCGATATTACGGATGAACTCCCTTTAGCTCAGTCCACAGTCTCTCAGCATTTGAAGGCACTGAAGTCAGCCGGTATTATCAAAGGTGAAATTGATGGAGTAAGAACCTGTTACTGCCTTGATGAGGAAAACTTGGAAGAATTGAAAAATGTGATGGGGACTCTGTTCAAGAATCTTTCTACCCAAAATTCAAATTGTTGTTAA
- a CDS encoding arsenite S-adenosylmethyltransferase, which produces MKATQKSPEELKETVRQKYSQISEQGADYNARSCCGAGGESTKVYNIMTDDYSELEGYSQDADLGLGCGLPTQFAKIQKGDYVIDLGSGAGNDCFVARHETGAEGKVLGIDFTEPMIKKARENAEKLGFNNVEFRFGDIEDMPVSENVADVVVSNCVLNLVPDKPKVFSEIFRVLKPGGHFSISDIVLEGDLPEALREDAEMYAGCVAGAIQKQNYLGYIEEAGFGNITVQKEKPIEIPEDILSQYLNEDEIAEFNSGGTGIYSITVFAQKAGGEGQSSTQKQVKMLGDLGASCEPGSGCC; this is translated from the coding sequence ATGAAAGCGACTCAAAAATCACCGGAAGAACTCAAAGAAACGGTACGTCAAAAGTATAGTCAGATTAGCGAGCAGGGCGCGGATTATAATGCCCGATCGTGTTGCGGAGCCGGGGGAGAGTCAACCAAGGTTTATAATATCATGACTGACGACTACAGCGAGCTGGAAGGCTATAGTCAGGATGCTGATTTAGGTTTGGGTTGCGGATTGCCGACTCAGTTTGCCAAAATTCAGAAAGGAGATTATGTAATTGATTTAGGATCAGGTGCCGGAAACGATTGTTTTGTTGCCCGACATGAAACAGGTGCCGAAGGAAAAGTACTGGGTATAGATTTCACTGAGCCGATGATTAAAAAGGCTCGTGAAAATGCAGAAAAGCTCGGGTTCAATAATGTAGAATTTCGTTTTGGTGATATTGAAGACATGCCCGTTTCTGAAAACGTAGCAGACGTGGTGGTGAGTAATTGTGTGCTGAACCTGGTACCTGACAAGCCCAAAGTCTTTTCCGAAATTTTCAGAGTACTAAAGCCGGGCGGACATTTCAGTATCTCGGATATTGTTTTGGAAGGAGATCTACCTGAAGCTCTTCGTGAAGATGCCGAAATGTATGCAGGTTGTGTTGCAGGGGCCATTCAGAAGCAAAACTACTTAGGCTATATAGAAGAAGCTGGTTTTGGAAACATCACCGTACAAAAAGAAAAACCGATCGAGATTCCAGAGGATATTCTGTCGCAATATCTGAACGAGGATGAAATAGCTGAATTTAATTCAGGCGGAACGGGAATTTATAGTATCACAGTCTTTGCACAGAAGGCAGGTGGAGAAGGGCAGTCATCAACCCAAAAACAAGTAAAAATGCTGGGCGACCTTGGTGCTTCTTGTGAACCCGGTTCAGGATGCTGTTAA